From Shewanella yunxiaonensis, the proteins below share one genomic window:
- a CDS encoding TapY2 family type IVa secretion system protein, with protein sequence MNKYLVCGLFLTFMTAPSMAAKVSYKCYLLTTKGQEIAFYRWNEDDFAAKQATIVASKRTDAKGKTYYVKAVEECVKMSDEFSSEVAKKLDKQTLR encoded by the coding sequence ATGAATAAATATCTGGTATGTGGTTTGTTTCTGACCTTTATGACTGCACCATCGATGGCAGCAAAAGTGAGTTATAAATGCTATTTGCTTACGACCAAAGGTCAGGAGATTGCTTTCTACCGGTGGAACGAAGATGACTTTGCAGCTAAACAGGCGACTATAGTGGCATCAAAACGTACCGATGCCAAAGGGAAGACTTATTACGTCAAAGCCGTTGAAGAATGCGTGAAAATGTCCGATGAATTCAGTTCTGAAGTAGCGAAGAAACTGGATAAACAAACTCTGCGATGA
- a CDS encoding type IV pilin protein, protein MKKLTGFTLIEVMIVVVIVGILASIAYPSYIQYITRSNRSEGQAALLRVANLQEQYYLDNRTYTTDMTALGLSASPYVTENGLYSVSSTGTSSYTLTAAPKGSQATRDTQCGSLTLTDTGEKGPSAECWK, encoded by the coding sequence ATGAAAAAATTAACGGGATTTACGCTTATTGAAGTGATGATTGTGGTGGTTATTGTGGGTATCCTAGCCTCGATAGCCTACCCTTCATATATTCAATACATTACACGCAGTAATCGCTCAGAAGGCCAGGCCGCTTTGTTGCGGGTTGCAAATTTGCAGGAACAGTATTACCTGGATAATCGGACGTATACTACCGATATGACCGCGCTCGGCCTGAGTGCCAGTCCTTATGTAACTGAAAATGGACTCTATAGTGTCAGTTCTACTGGAACTAGCAGCTATACATTAACAGCCGCCCCGAAAGGTTCACAGGCAACTCGTGATACTCAATGTGGCAGTCTTACCTTGACAGATACTGGCGAAAAAGGGCCCTCGGCGGAGTGTTGGAAATGA
- a CDS encoding pilus assembly protein encodes MKKLKFLIGVVVASMCFLSAFSYADDTELYQIDASVSGHRPQVLIIFDNSGSMSTEEENAVNKFCGDSVTDGSTLATSCAAFDKYLETYKDTYTTADAIYWNAGGIDNSVSSTTPNDPNDARRFEQSINNCGTARKALLEKGRWTGYLIQNSTKKSDLNWSAVNNDNGLNTSNVIVDCVEDIENDDTTDYVSTGSSTPYSGYPANVTGHYSKTNKPDATTLIADTGATLVTLYSYRYLAWYTWVTTTDEGQNSGTTETRLDVAKEAITSALGELGDKVDAGLAVFNLDYPNEGDRDGGRIVYPITHMTSANQSSLISLIDGMPAQTNTPLCETLYEAYQYFSGGPVVFGNKDTKFTGTENNDNLIQDYTPNDPPNVFGDGPYTSPFKKCQETAYIIYITDGAPTLDKSADGLIKTLTSGADGAGLYTEYTYTNTETNKEEQSYLPALASYMYNNDLVSDVVDQNGTDHKQNVQTFTIGFSAGADAAAALLNETAIRGGNLAQEDDSGNLVSKGYYKATTDLDLSAAIVNALKSILTKSSTYTSPSIATNNFDKTQTLNSAYYAMFLPDDSGGPRWSGNLKKLKVSSSGVLYAQDSSVSAINDDGNIRDDVCTFWSDCSAGKDGNSVKMGGAIQSLMANYQSRNIITNTAANNAMQKLNAIDTSLIDSSGNYTDTYLANTIKWLYGYDVDDDDGDGDTSEPRKDIMGDPLHSKPLAIDFGTDGAPNVKIILGTNQGLVHMFTDNDSANTISEDWAFIPKELLPNLIILRKNYSDGGAHGVYGMDLSPVSYVESYNTNGSINNAIVYMGMRRGGTSYYALNVTASGDPSLRWKIDSNSTGFEDMGDSWSEPTVTEIPGYVDSKGINKPVLIFGGGMDSSDGTGQEIYIADALTGEHIYTFSTSDGTASVNSVVTKVAALDSNNDGITDRLYASDIAGNVWRMDMPSTDTSTWGIYKFASLDGGSGRMFFAEPTVAQTQFSNIITTTTSTGTVTTAQTIPYDAVTLGSGNRTHPLDTDTQDMYFMLQDRNVVTQNFTSTPSTITISDLVDVSSSAISASTDMSSSKGWYYDYTDTGEKTLSASLIYNGKVYFTSYIPPVSGILNYDTGVCDSGTGQARLYVFDLHRGTRSYSSTYYDIGTTIPDTPQIVVPDPGKGNVSQAYIIGVGKGECTNGTCTGTINLGSGLTTNRIYYHINENQ; translated from the coding sequence ATGAAAAAATTAAAATTTCTTATTGGTGTAGTGGTTGCCTCCATGTGTTTTTTGTCTGCATTTAGTTATGCGGATGACACAGAGCTTTATCAGATCGACGCAAGTGTCAGTGGTCATCGACCACAGGTACTGATCATTTTTGATAATTCCGGCAGTATGAGCACCGAAGAGGAAAATGCGGTTAACAAATTTTGTGGCGATAGTGTTACTGATGGCTCTACCCTGGCAACAAGTTGCGCTGCTTTTGATAAATATCTGGAAACTTATAAAGATACTTACACCACAGCGGATGCTATTTACTGGAATGCGGGTGGGATTGATAACTCAGTGTCATCAACTACGCCTAACGATCCCAATGATGCCCGGCGATTTGAACAAAGTATTAATAACTGCGGTACTGCACGTAAGGCCTTACTTGAAAAGGGACGTTGGACCGGCTATTTAATTCAAAATAGCACAAAAAAATCAGACCTTAATTGGTCAGCGGTTAATAATGACAATGGTTTAAACACCAGTAACGTAATCGTTGATTGTGTGGAAGACATTGAAAATGACGATACAACAGATTACGTCAGTACGGGTTCAAGTACTCCTTATTCGGGTTATCCTGCTAATGTCACCGGTCATTACTCAAAAACTAATAAGCCTGATGCGACAACACTTATTGCTGACACTGGTGCAACATTGGTTACCTTATACTCGTATCGCTATTTAGCTTGGTATACATGGGTGACAACTACTGATGAAGGGCAAAATAGCGGCACCACTGAGACTAGATTAGATGTGGCTAAAGAAGCAATCACAAGTGCGTTGGGGGAATTAGGTGATAAGGTCGATGCTGGGCTGGCGGTATTCAACCTTGACTACCCTAATGAGGGCGATAGGGATGGTGGACGTATTGTTTATCCAATAACTCACATGACGTCAGCAAATCAGTCGTCTTTGATAAGCTTGATCGATGGTATGCCTGCTCAGACCAATACCCCTTTATGTGAAACGTTGTACGAGGCCTACCAATACTTTTCTGGTGGCCCCGTAGTCTTTGGTAATAAAGATACCAAATTCACGGGTACCGAAAATAATGATAACTTGATACAAGATTATACCCCCAACGATCCACCGAATGTTTTTGGTGACGGCCCCTACACATCACCATTTAAAAAATGCCAAGAAACCGCATACATTATCTACATTACTGATGGTGCACCTACACTGGATAAATCAGCAGACGGGTTAATCAAAACTCTCACTTCAGGTGCAGATGGCGCGGGGCTATATACGGAGTATACGTACACTAATACCGAGACTAATAAAGAGGAACAAAGTTATCTGCCAGCTTTAGCTTCCTATATGTATAACAATGATCTGGTGTCAGATGTGGTTGATCAAAATGGGACTGACCATAAGCAAAATGTGCAAACTTTTACCATAGGATTCTCGGCAGGTGCCGATGCAGCTGCGGCATTATTGAATGAAACTGCGATTCGTGGTGGAAATTTAGCGCAAGAAGATGATTCAGGAAATCTCGTTTCCAAAGGATACTATAAGGCTACTACCGATCTCGATCTTTCTGCGGCAATCGTCAACGCGTTGAAATCGATCCTGACTAAAAGTTCCACATATACATCCCCCAGTATTGCCACCAACAACTTTGATAAAACACAAACACTTAATTCCGCTTATTACGCGATGTTTTTGCCAGATGATAGTGGTGGACCTCGATGGAGTGGTAACTTGAAGAAGTTGAAAGTCTCTTCTTCTGGTGTGCTGTATGCGCAGGATTCGTCAGTTAGTGCAATTAATGATGATGGTAATATACGAGATGATGTTTGTACTTTTTGGTCTGATTGTTCCGCTGGCAAGGATGGCAATAGTGTCAAGATGGGAGGGGCAATACAGAGTTTAATGGCTAATTATCAGTCTCGAAACATTATTACCAATACGGCCGCAAATAATGCCATGCAAAAACTGAATGCAATCGATACTTCGTTGATTGATAGCAGTGGTAACTATACAGATACCTATTTAGCTAACACGATTAAGTGGCTTTATGGTTATGACGTTGACGATGACGATGGCGATGGTGACACATCGGAACCCCGCAAAGATATTATGGGGGATCCGTTGCATTCTAAGCCGTTGGCAATTGATTTTGGCACTGATGGCGCTCCCAATGTGAAAATAATCCTGGGTACCAATCAGGGCTTGGTACACATGTTTACCGATAACGATAGTGCCAATACTATCAGCGAAGACTGGGCATTCATTCCCAAGGAGTTGCTACCTAATCTCATCATTCTAAGAAAAAATTATTCAGATGGTGGCGCACATGGTGTTTATGGCATGGATTTGTCGCCGGTCAGTTATGTCGAATCGTATAATACGAATGGCTCAATTAATAATGCGATTGTTTATATGGGGATGCGTCGAGGTGGCACGTCTTACTATGCATTGAACGTAACAGCTTCTGGAGATCCCTCTTTAAGGTGGAAAATTGATTCTAATAGCACCGGATTTGAAGATATGGGCGATAGTTGGTCCGAACCTACGGTCACGGAAATACCTGGTTATGTTGACAGTAAAGGAATCAATAAGCCTGTGTTGATTTTCGGTGGAGGCATGGACTCCAGTGATGGAACTGGGCAGGAAATTTATATTGCAGATGCTTTGACCGGCGAACATATATACACTTTTTCTACGTCGGATGGTACGGCATCTGTGAACAGTGTGGTGACTAAAGTTGCCGCATTAGATAGCAATAACGATGGTATTACAGATAGACTTTATGCCTCTGATATTGCTGGAAACGTTTGGCGCATGGATATGCCATCGACAGACACGTCAACTTGGGGGATCTATAAATTCGCCTCACTAGATGGCGGTAGTGGCAGAATGTTTTTTGCAGAGCCGACTGTAGCTCAAACACAATTTAGCAATATCATAACTACAACTACTAGCACTGGGACAGTTACAACTGCTCAAACTATTCCTTATGATGCGGTGACATTAGGCTCTGGCAATCGGACTCATCCGTTAGATACAGACACGCAAGATATGTATTTCATGTTGCAGGATCGCAACGTGGTAACCCAAAATTTTACCTCGACACCTTCGACGATTACGATATCTGATTTAGTAGATGTTTCATCAAGTGCCATCTCAGCATCTACGGATATGTCTAGTTCCAAAGGTTGGTATTATGACTACACCGATACCGGAGAAAAGACTCTGTCTGCTTCATTGATATATAACGGTAAGGTTTATTTTACATCTTACATTCCACCAGTGTCTGGCATATTAAATTATGATACCGGTGTCTGTGATAGTGGCACCGGTCAGGCGAGACTATATGTATTTGATTTGCACCGTGGCACACGAAGTTATAGTAGTACCTACTACGATATTGGTACCACTATCCCTGATACCCCACAAATTGTGGTCCCCGACCCGGGGAAGGGGAATGTTTCCCAAGCATATATTATTGGTGTGGGTAAGGGAGAATGTACAAATGGTACCTGTACCGGCACGATCAATCTGGGGAGCGGACTAACTACCAACCGTATTTACTATCATATAAATGAAAATCAATAA
- a CDS encoding pilus assembly PilX family protein: MKGLKRQSGVVLFFALILLIVMTVIGVALAVNSGQSLRMAGAGSERIEAKAIADGGLAAVINANAGSSFATMNSQTTVTAFNGNQTITPLPKDDPKDVGCQRTVNATSANLISCRRIEVTNTVAYGRDDMGSLTVTTGVEQQVLTGN; the protein is encoded by the coding sequence ATGAAAGGCTTAAAGAGACAATCGGGTGTTGTACTTTTTTTTGCTTTAATACTGTTAATTGTTATGACAGTTATTGGCGTAGCGTTGGCGGTAAACTCCGGACAGTCTCTGCGAATGGCGGGGGCTGGTTCTGAGCGAATTGAAGCTAAAGCCATTGCAGATGGTGGTTTAGCTGCTGTGATTAATGCCAATGCTGGGAGTAGTTTCGCGACCATGAATTCCCAAACTACGGTAACAGCATTTAATGGTAATCAGACCATTACTCCTTTGCCTAAAGACGATCCTAAAGACGTAGGTTGCCAACGTACTGTCAATGCTACCTCGGCAAATTTAATTAGTTGTCGGCGTATTGAAGTTACTAATACCGTTGCATATGGACGAGATGATATGGGCTCATTAACTGTAACAACAGGTGTTGAACAACAGGTATTAACAGGTAACTAA
- a CDS encoding PilW family protein: MRKQKYISGFSLVELMVAMVISLFLTLGVFAMFSMSATNVTTTGQYNQLQENGRIALAIMAPDIEQTAFFGDFTGSDFVQSNTTITGAISGDCIGPGTNDATLPDITSTSHFRLIWGYEVLSGGQSVDCVTNAMEGTDVIQLKRLMGPAGATNGFRVATTSSQVIFFGTAADPAIENERVWEYLHHVYFIRCLGDTQNASCTAKGNVPVLSRKALSSSGVNNEEQLVEGIENMRILYGYDDDGDDTPDSFLPVEDVTDLMWDNQSFQRIVAVKIFLLVRTIDQDNSYTNDITYELGDKKLGPFNDHYRRKVLSTTVVLENPVLIRN; the protein is encoded by the coding sequence ATGAGAAAACAAAAATACATCTCCGGTTTTTCATTGGTTGAATTGATGGTCGCGATGGTCATCAGTTTATTTCTTACCTTGGGCGTATTTGCCATGTTTAGCATGTCTGCGACCAATGTGACAACGACAGGGCAATACAATCAGTTGCAGGAAAATGGCCGTATAGCATTGGCCATAATGGCGCCGGATATCGAGCAAACAGCATTTTTTGGAGATTTTACCGGATCAGATTTTGTGCAATCCAATACTACAATCACCGGGGCTATCTCCGGTGACTGTATCGGCCCGGGCACAAATGACGCCACTTTACCAGATATTACTTCCACATCGCATTTTAGACTTATCTGGGGATATGAAGTACTGAGTGGGGGGCAATCAGTCGACTGCGTTACTAATGCTATGGAAGGTACTGACGTTATCCAGCTAAAGCGATTAATGGGACCTGCTGGTGCCACAAATGGTTTTAGAGTTGCCACAACTTCCAGCCAGGTCATATTTTTTGGTACTGCCGCAGATCCTGCAATAGAAAATGAGCGGGTATGGGAATATCTGCATCATGTCTATTTTATCCGATGTCTGGGAGATACTCAGAATGCCTCATGCACTGCAAAAGGAAACGTGCCTGTTTTAAGTCGTAAAGCTTTATCTTCGAGTGGTGTTAACAACGAAGAGCAGTTAGTTGAAGGCATTGAAAATATGCGAATTCTATACGGCTATGATGATGATGGGGATGACACTCCTGATAGTTTTCTTCCCGTTGAAGATGTGACAGATTTGATGTGGGATAACCAGTCCTTCCAACGCATTGTAGCGGTCAAAATCTTCTTGTTGGTCCGAACTATCGACCAAGATAACAGCTATACCAACGACATCACCTATGAACTCGGTGATAAGAAACTTGGTCCATTTAACGATCATTACCGCCGTAAAGTGTTGTCTACCACTGTGGTATTGGAAAATCCGGTGTTGATTAGGAATTGA
- the pilV gene encoding type IV pilus modification protein PilV: MKSKRAGFSLIEVMVALVILVIGLIGIFNLHIVAKRASFESFEQTQAAYLANDILNRMKLNKTVLANYAGTYGVLGSETAPTSCDKAGVTCSPANMELWDIYQWRWLFSGGAEINASGAKVGGLDSTTACITVGTDNSVTIAIAWKGIQGTAGTTNTTSTCGSTLGTKRRLYVLDTVVDQG, encoded by the coding sequence ATGAAAAGTAAGAGGGCGGGATTCTCTCTCATCGAAGTCATGGTGGCGTTGGTCATTTTGGTGATCGGCTTGATAGGGATTTTTAATCTTCATATCGTGGCAAAGCGCGCGAGCTTTGAATCTTTTGAGCAGACTCAAGCGGCTTATCTGGCTAATGATATCTTAAATAGAATGAAATTGAATAAAACTGTGTTGGCGAATTATGCAGGAACTTACGGTGTGCTTGGTAGTGAAACTGCTCCCACATCGTGTGATAAAGCTGGAGTCACATGTTCCCCTGCCAATATGGAACTTTGGGATATATATCAATGGCGTTGGTTATTCTCTGGTGGCGCGGAGATTAATGCTTCTGGTGCCAAAGTTGGTGGATTGGATTCAACAACTGCTTGTATCACCGTTGGTACCGATAACTCGGTGACAATAGCCATTGCCTGGAAAGGCATTCAGGGAACAGCCGGAACGACAAACACCACATCCACTTGTGGGAGTACCTTAGGTACTAAGCGTCGTCTGTATGTGTTAGATACAGTTGTGGATCAGGGATAG
- a CDS encoding hemerythrin domain-containing protein, with translation MLQRLMNDHKHIAVLLNLLKGKYQKLAEGEQVNFCLVRDVVEYMQEYADHSHHPVEDIVYEYYVGKFAKEESTKRLTEEHGKVVAASAALASTLNLILNDIVVAKEKLVQELRDYVTLQEQHMIYEEEYIFPKLQRKLTESDWEQIERNCALKLIDDPLFSSDDQMFDELRQYIQTVEPTSGMSLGH, from the coding sequence ATGCTGCAAAGATTAATGAATGATCACAAGCATATAGCTGTATTGCTCAATTTGCTTAAAGGAAAATACCAGAAGCTCGCTGAAGGTGAACAGGTGAATTTTTGCCTGGTACGTGATGTTGTTGAGTATATGCAGGAGTATGCCGACCACAGCCATCATCCAGTAGAAGACATAGTGTATGAGTACTACGTGGGAAAATTTGCCAAAGAGGAATCTACTAAGCGTTTGACGGAAGAACATGGCAAAGTGGTCGCTGCTTCTGCCGCACTGGCGTCAACGCTAAACCTCATCCTCAACGATATCGTCGTTGCCAAAGAAAAGCTGGTTCAGGAATTACGAGATTATGTCACGTTGCAGGAGCAACACATGATCTATGAAGAAGAATATATTTTTCCAAAATTGCAACGAAAACTGACTGAAAGTGATTGGGAACAGATCGAACGAAACTGTGCCTTGAAACTTATCGATGATCCCCTGTTCAGTAGTGATGATCAGATGTTTGATGAACTGCGACAGTATATTCAGACAGTTGAACCTACATCCGGCATGTCGCTCGGCCATTAA
- the nfo gene encoding deoxyribonuclease IV encodes MIQQRWVGAHVSAQGGVANAPLNAAAIGATAFALFTKNQRRWTAAALDEPEIAKFKQHCAEHHFSASQILPHDSYLINLGHPDPNMLQKSRDAFLDEMQRCEQLGLTLLNFHPGSHLREISESLCLRNIADSINLVLEQTTGVTAVLENTAGQGSNLGHRFEQLAEIIEQIEDKSRVGVCLDTCHLFAAGYELRTTDAVSKMFAEFDDVVGLKYLKGMHLNDCKSSFGSRVDRHDSLGYGTIGKAAFSAIMAHPATTKIPLILETIRPEIWPEEISWLQTQSR; translated from the coding sequence ATGATACAGCAGAGATGGGTTGGTGCGCATGTCAGTGCTCAAGGCGGGGTAGCAAATGCCCCCCTGAACGCCGCAGCCATAGGCGCCACTGCGTTTGCTCTTTTTACAAAGAATCAACGACGCTGGACTGCGGCGGCCTTAGATGAGCCAGAAATTGCAAAATTTAAACAGCATTGCGCAGAACATCATTTTAGCGCATCACAGATACTACCTCACGACAGCTACCTGATTAATCTAGGTCATCCAGACCCGAATATGCTGCAAAAATCCCGAGATGCATTTTTAGACGAAATGCAGCGTTGTGAACAGTTAGGGTTAACACTTCTCAACTTTCATCCAGGGAGTCATTTGCGCGAGATAAGCGAATCATTATGTCTTCGCAATATTGCTGATTCCATTAACCTGGTGTTGGAACAAACGACAGGTGTTACTGCAGTATTAGAGAATACTGCCGGGCAAGGCTCTAACCTTGGTCATCGATTCGAGCAGCTGGCAGAGATCATTGAGCAAATAGAAGATAAATCACGAGTAGGGGTCTGCCTAGATACCTGTCATCTCTTCGCTGCGGGTTATGAGTTACGCACCACGGATGCCGTCAGCAAAATGTTTGCAGAATTTGATGATGTTGTTGGCCTAAAGTACTTAAAAGGTATGCACCTTAATGATTGTAAAAGTAGCTTTGGCAGCAGAGTCGATCGGCACGACTCACTCGGTTATGGCACTATAGGCAAGGCGGCTTTTAGTGCCATCATGGCGCATCCTGCCACGACGAAAATACCGCTGATCCTAGAGACCATTCGCCCTGAAATCTGGCCAGAAGAGATAAGCTGGCTTCAGACTCAAAGCCGTTAA
- the thrC gene encoding threonine synthase — protein sequence MELYNLKHPEQRVTFTEALKLGLGIDRGLFFPTRIPQLQNVDALLALPFIERSKLVLGAWLADELGQSVVDELVDKAFNFQLPLVQVDERRSSLELFHGPTLAFKDFGARFMAQCLGALGGQAPLTILTATSGDTGAAVADAFYGLDNVRVMVLYPKGKISELQEKMFTTLGGNIHTVAVESDFDDCQTLVKQAFEDADIRDGLRLNSANSINISRLLAQICYYFEAVTRYRQQYHDAPVIAVPSGNFGNLTAGLLAKAMGLPVKRFIAATNSNDTVPRYLTFGDWAPRQTMATMSNAMDVSEPSNWPRVEAIFSEMKWPLSELTGVAISEQQTHDSMVALKDLGYQAEPHAAVAAEALNLCMKEDERGIFLATAHPAKFKDVVDRELGTDLALPPELQRVKEKPVLSATLPADFAALKTHMLSVLG from the coding sequence ATGGAACTGTATAACCTTAAACATCCTGAACAACGGGTGACGTTTACCGAGGCATTAAAACTAGGGTTGGGCATTGATAGGGGGCTTTTTTTCCCCACCCGTATCCCACAGCTGCAGAATGTCGATGCCTTGCTAGCACTGCCGTTTATTGAGCGCAGTAAGCTAGTGTTGGGGGCCTGGTTGGCGGATGAGTTGGGCCAATCTGTTGTAGATGAATTAGTCGACAAAGCCTTTAATTTCCAACTGCCGTTGGTTCAGGTCGATGAGCGCCGCAGTAGCCTTGAATTATTTCATGGACCAACCTTGGCGTTTAAAGATTTTGGTGCCCGGTTTATGGCACAGTGTTTGGGCGCGTTGGGGGGACAAGCTCCTCTTACAATTCTGACCGCTACTTCCGGTGATACTGGTGCCGCCGTGGCGGATGCGTTCTATGGTCTTGATAACGTCAGAGTGATGGTGTTGTATCCAAAAGGAAAAATTAGTGAACTACAGGAAAAAATGTTCACTACTCTTGGCGGAAATATTCATACCGTCGCGGTTGAATCGGATTTTGATGATTGCCAAACGTTGGTAAAACAAGCATTTGAAGATGCAGATATCCGCGATGGTTTGCGCCTGAACTCCGCAAACTCGATTAATATCAGCCGCTTGTTAGCTCAAATTTGTTACTACTTTGAAGCGGTCACTCGCTACCGTCAGCAGTATCATGATGCACCGGTCATTGCTGTTCCAAGTGGTAACTTTGGTAATCTCACCGCGGGTTTATTGGCGAAAGCGATGGGACTACCGGTTAAGCGCTTTATTGCAGCAACAAACAGCAACGACACCGTCCCACGTTATCTGACTTTTGGTGATTGGGCTCCTCGGCAAACGATGGCAACCATGTCTAACGCCATGGATGTGTCTGAACCGAGTAACTGGCCTCGCGTGGAAGCTATTTTCAGTGAAATGAAATGGCCTTTGAGTGAACTCACCGGGGTAGCAATATCTGAGCAGCAAACACATGACTCAATGGTGGCACTTAAAGATTTGGGGTATCAGGCAGAGCCCCATGCTGCAGTGGCTGCAGAAGCACTCAATTTGTGCATGAAAGAAGATGAGCGCGGTATTTTCCTGGCTACCGCTCATCCGGCGAAATTCAAAGATGTAGTCGACAGAGAACTTGGTACAGATTTAGCCTTGCCGCCAGAGCTGCAAAGGGTAAAAGAAAAACCAGTTTTGTCGGCAACTTTACCGGCAGATTTTGCTGCGTTAAAGACGCACATGTTATCGGTGCTCGGATAA
- the thrB gene encoding homoserine kinase produces MSQSLTVYAPASMGNVGVGFDLLGAALAPVDGSLLGDTVTIAAADSGISLTQIGEWAHKLPDTPQQNIVYQCAEFFLQKFAIQGGVSLTLSKNLPVGSGLGSSASSVVAALFALNEFFGKPCNQQQLLALMGEFEGRISGAVHYDNVAPCYLGGMQLMLDLPQRICESIPAFEDWFWVVAYPGISLSTAKMRALMPNEYARSVVIDFGRNLSAFVHASYRQDEALAIAVLKDVLAEPYRAPAIPGYLQAREALAEVGMLTTGISGSGPTLFSVCRDLETAQKAKAWLEQHYLTETGGFSHICRLDNVGARVLPQG; encoded by the coding sequence ATGAGTCAGTCTTTAACAGTTTACGCTCCAGCTTCAATGGGTAACGTGGGCGTTGGCTTTGATTTACTGGGGGCGGCATTAGCGCCGGTGGATGGCAGCCTGCTCGGAGATACCGTTACTATTGCTGCTGCTGATAGTGGTATTTCCTTAACGCAAATTGGCGAATGGGCTCATAAACTTCCTGACACGCCACAACAGAATATTGTGTATCAATGTGCCGAATTTTTTCTGCAAAAATTTGCTATTCAAGGGGGTGTTTCATTAACCCTAAGCAAAAATTTGCCGGTGGGAAGTGGCTTAGGTTCGAGCGCAAGTTCAGTTGTGGCCGCACTATTTGCGCTTAACGAATTTTTTGGTAAACCCTGCAATCAGCAGCAATTGCTGGCGCTGATGGGGGAATTTGAAGGCCGCATTAGCGGTGCCGTCCATTACGATAACGTAGCGCCATGTTATCTGGGCGGGATGCAACTGATGTTGGATCTGCCCCAGCGTATCTGTGAATCTATTCCCGCTTTTGAAGATTGGTTCTGGGTTGTGGCGTATCCAGGGATCTCTTTGTCGACCGCAAAGATGAGAGCCTTGATGCCAAATGAGTACGCGCGTAGTGTTGTCATTGATTTTGGTCGTAATCTGAGTGCCTTTGTGCATGCCAGTTATCGGCAAGATGAGGCGCTAGCAATTGCAGTGCTCAAAGATGTTTTGGCTGAACCTTATCGTGCTCCGGCAATCCCCGGCTATTTGCAGGCGCGTGAGGCATTGGCCGAAGTTGGTATGTTGACTACCGGAATATCAGGTAGTGGTCCGACATTATTTTCCGTATGTCGGGACCTGGAGACTGCACAAAAGGCAAAAGCGTGGTTGGAACAGCACTACTTAACAGAAACCGGCGGCTTTAGTCATATCTGCCGATTGGATAATGTAGGTGCAAGGGTATTACCACAAGGTTAA